The Pygocentrus nattereri isolate fPygNat1 chromosome 4, fPygNat1.pri, whole genome shotgun sequence genome includes a window with the following:
- the hlx1 gene encoding H2.0-like homeobox protein isoform X1: MYTTGLNPFYASNFSLWSAYCSGGFAVDTMKKPSFCIADILHVGDAENIPGSSALMAHMGARAQVHSSGSPLRPAPLAPEAAVFGARVNTAPAYHRHGLHLTSVARTALNSQSAPPPSSKDLKFGIDRILSTEFEPKSKESSSLRDLTSIVSSTRQSAGHVSVQPSQYFASLDPGMSDASSMMGSIGSASRQSGQHQYQDTFPGPYAVLTKDTMPQTYKRKRSWSRAVFSNLQRKGLEKRFEIQKYVTKPDRKQLAAMLGLTDAQVKVWFQNRRMKWRHSKEAQAQKDKEKEQADKSATEAEQKTHEDSEGESEPSESELEDEAEDKRDGADSELSKASVIMAGPLPVNTDETAATNSAATDSPAPSQMLL, translated from the exons ATGTACACGACTGGACTGAATCCCTTCTACGCGTCCAATTTCAGCCTATGGTCTGCGTATTGTTCGGGTGGCTTCGCCGTGGATACGATGAAAAAGCCGTCCTTTTGTATCGCAGATATATTGCACGTTGGAGACGCTGAAAATATTCCTGGCTCCTCTGCACTTATGGCTCACATGGGCGCACGGGCTCAGGTCCATTCTTCTGGATCTCCGCTCCGGCCGGCCCCGCTAGCTCCAGAGGCGGCCGTGTTCGGAGCGAGGGTGAACACAGCCCCTGCTTACCACAGGCACGGACTACACTTGACCTCTGTAGCCAGAACAGCCCTCAACTCCCAGTCAGCACCACCACCGTCCAGCAAAGATCTCAAGTTCGGCATCGATCGGATATTATCTACAGAATTCGAGCCGAAATCTAAAGAATCGTCTTCACTAAGGG ATCTCACGTCCATTGTTAGCTCCACACGCCAGTCAGCAGGTCATGTCTCCGTGCAGCCGAGCCAGTACTTCGCATCCTTAGACCCGGGGATGAGCGATGCCTCTTCCATGATGGGCTCCATAGGCAGTGCCTCCAGGCAATCAGGCCAGCATCAGTACCAGGATACTTTCCCAG GGCCCTACGCAGTTCTAACCAAAGACACGATGCCGCAGACCTACAAGAGAAAAAGGTCCTGGTCCAGAGCTGTGTTTTCCAATCTACAGAGAAAGGGGCTCGAAAAGCGTTTTGAGATCCAGAAGTACGTCACGAAACCGGACCGGAAGCAGCTGGCTGCAATGCTGGGCCTCACAGATGCTCAG GTCAAAGTATGGTTCCAGAACCGCCGGATGAAATGGAGACATTCCAAGGAGGCCCAAGCGCAGAAGGATAAAGAGAAGGAGCAGGCAGACAAGTCAGCCACTGAAGCCGAGCAGAAAACACACGAGGATTCAGAGGGAGAAAGCGAGCCCAGCGAGTCTGAGCTGGAGGACGAAGCCGAGGACAAACGAGACGGAGCAGATTCTGAACTAAGCAAAGCCAGCGTCATCATGGCCGGACCACTTCCCGTAAATACGGACGAAACCGCGGCAACAAACAGCGCAGCTACAGACTCACCTGCACCATCACAAATGCTCTTATGA
- the hlx1 gene encoding H2.0-like homeobox protein isoform X2, which translates to MYTTGLNPFYASNFSLWSAYCSGGFAVDTMKKPSFCIADILHVGDAENIPGSSALMAHMGARAQVHSSGSPLRPAPLAPEAAVFGARVNTAPAYHRHGLHLTSVARTALNSQSAPPPSSKDLKFGIDRILSTEFEPKSKESSSLRGPYAVLTKDTMPQTYKRKRSWSRAVFSNLQRKGLEKRFEIQKYVTKPDRKQLAAMLGLTDAQVKVWFQNRRMKWRHSKEAQAQKDKEKEQADKSATEAEQKTHEDSEGESEPSESELEDEAEDKRDGADSELSKASVIMAGPLPVNTDETAATNSAATDSPAPSQMLL; encoded by the exons ATGTACACGACTGGACTGAATCCCTTCTACGCGTCCAATTTCAGCCTATGGTCTGCGTATTGTTCGGGTGGCTTCGCCGTGGATACGATGAAAAAGCCGTCCTTTTGTATCGCAGATATATTGCACGTTGGAGACGCTGAAAATATTCCTGGCTCCTCTGCACTTATGGCTCACATGGGCGCACGGGCTCAGGTCCATTCTTCTGGATCTCCGCTCCGGCCGGCCCCGCTAGCTCCAGAGGCGGCCGTGTTCGGAGCGAGGGTGAACACAGCCCCTGCTTACCACAGGCACGGACTACACTTGACCTCTGTAGCCAGAACAGCCCTCAACTCCCAGTCAGCACCACCACCGTCCAGCAAAGATCTCAAGTTCGGCATCGATCGGATATTATCTACAGAATTCGAGCCGAAATCTAAAGAATCGTCTTCACTAAGGG GGCCCTACGCAGTTCTAACCAAAGACACGATGCCGCAGACCTACAAGAGAAAAAGGTCCTGGTCCAGAGCTGTGTTTTCCAATCTACAGAGAAAGGGGCTCGAAAAGCGTTTTGAGATCCAGAAGTACGTCACGAAACCGGACCGGAAGCAGCTGGCTGCAATGCTGGGCCTCACAGATGCTCAG GTCAAAGTATGGTTCCAGAACCGCCGGATGAAATGGAGACATTCCAAGGAGGCCCAAGCGCAGAAGGATAAAGAGAAGGAGCAGGCAGACAAGTCAGCCACTGAAGCCGAGCAGAAAACACACGAGGATTCAGAGGGAGAAAGCGAGCCCAGCGAGTCTGAGCTGGAGGACGAAGCCGAGGACAAACGAGACGGAGCAGATTCTGAACTAAGCAAAGCCAGCGTCATCATGGCCGGACCACTTCCCGTAAATACGGACGAAACCGCGGCAACAAACAGCGCAGCTACAGACTCACCTGCACCATCACAAATGCTCTTATGA